In one window of Musa acuminata AAA Group cultivar baxijiao chromosome BXJ3-2, Cavendish_Baxijiao_AAA, whole genome shotgun sequence DNA:
- the LOC135631053 gene encoding transcription factor BC1-like isoform X1, with protein MAFSYQEQHPFLLDSPYFPRSPAEMLLVPQQDGEMANNASSSSCFPYPYPYPSEASPVAPATDAGAYGTSAPSVDSHTVCSPVASETHDAENKRKSRDEASLMITGELKNTKEGEIKKQRRLRGGQKKTEEKKPKPNDSKGSKACLDTTGGYVHVRARRGQATDSHSLAERARREKISERMKMLQGLVPGCEKVTGKALMLDEIINYVQSLQNQVEFLSMKIASLSPILYGFNVDFGDCIDQPQFQKLMRSIPEAMASAEQTNQLQAKAFGNGATGYRVMDDSTPLLLQVKGPASFSHQDGGSALQVGEQRQGSLDQVGFINMCSFQ; from the exons ATGGCTTTCTCGTACCAAGAACAGCATCCTTTTCTTCTGGACTCTCCTTACTTCCCAAGGAGCCCAGCCGAGATGCTTCTCGTTCCACAGCAGGATGGGGAGATGGCCAAtaatgcctcctcctcctcctgcttcccCTACCCCTACCCCTACCCATCCGAAGCCAGCCCAGTGGCGCCGGCCACTGATGCCGGTGCCTATGGTACGAGTGCTCCTTCGGTCGATAGTCACACTGTTTGCTCCCCGGTGGCTTCCGAAACCCACGATGCTGAGAACAAAAGGAAGAGCAGAGACGAGGCCAGCTTGATGATCACTGGTGAACTCAAG AATACCAAGGAGGGGGAAATCAAGAAACAGAGGAGACTGAGAGGCGGGCAAAAGAAAACAGAGGAGAAGAAACCTAAACCCAATGATTCCAAAGGGTCAAAAGCTTGTTTGGATACCACTGGTGGATACGTTCATGTCAGAGCAAGAAGAGGTCAAGCCACGGATAGCCACAGTCTTGCAGAAAGG GCAAGAAGGGAGAAGATTAGCGAAAGAATGAAGATGCTACAAGGCCTTGTTCCTGGATGTGAGAAG GTAACCGGAAAGGCTCTCATGCTGGATGAGATAATCAACTATGTTCAGTCCTTGCAAAACCAAGTTGAG TTTCTGTCGATGAAGATCGCCTCGTTGAGCCCCATATTGTATGGCTTCAATGTGGACTTTGGTGATTGCATAGACCAACCTCAG TTTCAGAAGCTGATGAGAAGCATACCAGAGGCGATGGCTTCAGCAGAGCAAACCAATCAACTTCAAGCCAAGGCTTTTGGCAATGGAGCAACAGGTTACCGAGTGATGGACGATTCAACACCTCTTTTACTGCAGGTCAAAGGACCCGCAAGCTTCTCTCATCAG GATGGTGGCAGTGCCCTGCAAGTGGGAGAACAAAGACAAGGGTCTCTTGATCAAGTAGGGTTTATCAACATGTGCTCTTTCCAGTAG
- the LOC135631053 gene encoding transcription factor BC1-like isoform X2: protein MAFSYQEQHPFLLDSPYFPRSPAEMLLVPQQDGEMANNASSSSCFPYPYPYPSEASPVAPATDAGAYGTSAPSVDSHTVCSPVASETHDAENKRKSRDEASLMITGELKNTKEGEIKKQRRLRGGQKKTEEKKPKPNDSKGSKACLDTTGGYVHVRARRGQATDSHSLAERARREKISERMKMLQGLVPGCEKVTGKALMLDEIINYVQSLQNQVEFLSMKIASLSPILYGFNVDFGDCIDQPQKLMRSIPEAMASAEQTNQLQAKAFGNGATGYRVMDDSTPLLLQVKGPASFSHQDGGSALQVGEQRQGSLDQVGFINMCSFQ, encoded by the exons ATGGCTTTCTCGTACCAAGAACAGCATCCTTTTCTTCTGGACTCTCCTTACTTCCCAAGGAGCCCAGCCGAGATGCTTCTCGTTCCACAGCAGGATGGGGAGATGGCCAAtaatgcctcctcctcctcctgcttcccCTACCCCTACCCCTACCCATCCGAAGCCAGCCCAGTGGCGCCGGCCACTGATGCCGGTGCCTATGGTACGAGTGCTCCTTCGGTCGATAGTCACACTGTTTGCTCCCCGGTGGCTTCCGAAACCCACGATGCTGAGAACAAAAGGAAGAGCAGAGACGAGGCCAGCTTGATGATCACTGGTGAACTCAAG AATACCAAGGAGGGGGAAATCAAGAAACAGAGGAGACTGAGAGGCGGGCAAAAGAAAACAGAGGAGAAGAAACCTAAACCCAATGATTCCAAAGGGTCAAAAGCTTGTTTGGATACCACTGGTGGATACGTTCATGTCAGAGCAAGAAGAGGTCAAGCCACGGATAGCCACAGTCTTGCAGAAAGG GCAAGAAGGGAGAAGATTAGCGAAAGAATGAAGATGCTACAAGGCCTTGTTCCTGGATGTGAGAAG GTAACCGGAAAGGCTCTCATGCTGGATGAGATAATCAACTATGTTCAGTCCTTGCAAAACCAAGTTGAG TTTCTGTCGATGAAGATCGCCTCGTTGAGCCCCATATTGTATGGCTTCAATGTGGACTTTGGTGATTGCATAGACCAACCTCAG AAGCTGATGAGAAGCATACCAGAGGCGATGGCTTCAGCAGAGCAAACCAATCAACTTCAAGCCAAGGCTTTTGGCAATGGAGCAACAGGTTACCGAGTGATGGACGATTCAACACCTCTTTTACTGCAGGTCAAAGGACCCGCAAGCTTCTCTCATCAG GATGGTGGCAGTGCCCTGCAAGTGGGAGAACAAAGACAAGGGTCTCTTGATCAAGTAGGGTTTATCAACATGTGCTCTTTCCAGTAG